A part of Notolabrus celidotus isolate fNotCel1 chromosome 21, fNotCel1.pri, whole genome shotgun sequence genomic DNA contains:
- the LOC117805081 gene encoding solute carrier organic anion transporter family member 1C1-like, with product MSVESKKTREACCSKLKLFLASMAFVYFSKAFCGAYMKSSITQIERRFDIPSSLIGVIDGSFEMGNLLVIAFVSYFGAKLHRPRLIGIGCVIMAAGSYLIALPHFFQGHYKYETSMSHSTAVNSTENILPCLSNHTVIDEDESPDLEARTACEKAAGSSMWIYVFLGNMLRGIGETPIMPLGVSYLDDFSREENTPFYLACIHTVGILGPMFGFMLGSYLAKIYVDVGSVDLDSITITYKDSRWVGAWWLGFIVTGTVVLLSGIPFWFLPKSLPKQGEEQSQSKSTELATVPEQENFLPDENQDHEEKEKPVTFQEMAKDFVPSLRRLFKNSIYSMMILTYLVAVNGFIGMITFKPKFLEQIYGQSASKAIFLIGILNLPAVALGIITGGFILKKFKLGVIGAARVSMAASLGSFCLLSVQVFIHCDNADVGGLTVTYQGDSHVSYNQQTMVSQCNMGCSCSMKHWDPVCAYNGMTYASPCLAGCKTSSGTGKEMVFHNCTCVGEMMTPGMNMSTVLGQCPRKSSCEGIFKIFMSLSVVGSFISACGGTPGYIVLLRSIQPDLKALALGMQTLIVRTLGGIPPPIYFGALIDRTCLKWGSKQCGGRGACRLYDANAFRMTFMGLITGLYFLSNTLWGFLYVKLVKRHKKLALRNQAKENGHDGNNVGNGHANINIAKNKEEMNKESTI from the exons ATGAGTGTGGAGTCCAAAAAAACACGGGAGGCTTGCTGCTCCAAGCTCAAG ctctTCCTGGCCTCTATGGCCTTTGTGTACTTTTCCAAAGCCTTCTGTGGAGCCTACATGAAGAGCTCCATCACCCAGATTGAGAGGCGCTTTGATATCCCCAGCTCCCTCATTGGGGTAATAGATGGCAGCTTTGAAATGG GTAACTTGTTGGTCATAGCCTTTGTGAGCTACTTCGGTGCAAAGCTCCATCGTCCCAGGCTGATCGGCATCGGTTGTGTGATCATGGCTGCTGGATCCTATCTCATCGCTCTGCCTCATTTCTTCCAGGGACA CTATAAATATGAGACTAGTATGTCTCATAGTACAGCTGTCAACAGCACTGAGAACATCCTGCCATGTCTGTCCAACCACACTGTGATTGATGAAGACGAATCGCCTGATTTAGAGGCTCGGACAG CTTGTGAAAAGGCAGCTGGTTCATCCATGTGGATCTATGTATTCCTGGGTAACATGCTACGTGGAATTGGTGAGACTCCCATCATGCCTCTGGGTGTTTCCTACTTGGATGACTTCTCCAGAGAAGAGAACACTCCTTTTTATTTAG CCTGCATTCATACTGTGGGAATCTTGGGACCGATGTTTGGGTTCATGCTCGGGTCCTACCTTGCCAAGATCTATGTAGATGTTGGATCTGTGGATTTAG ACAGCATCACAATCACCTATAAAGACTCCCGCTGGGTGGGAGCCTGGTGGCTGGGCTTTATAGTTACTGGAACCGTTGTCCTGCTGTCCGGTATCCCATTCTGGTTCCTCCCTAAGTCTTTGCCCAAGCAAGGAGAAGAGCAGAGTCAGAGTAAAAGCACAGAGCTCGCTACAGTGCCAGAGCAGGAAAACTTCCTGCCAGATGAAAACCAGGATCACGAGGAGAAGGAAAAGCCAGTTACATTCCAGGAGATGGCTAAAG ATTTCGTTCCATCTCTAAGGAGACTTTTCAAGAACAGCATCTATTCCATGATGATTCTCACCTACCTGGTTGCTGTTAACGGCTTCATTGGCATGATCACCTTCAAGCCAAAGTTCTTGGAGCAGATCTACGGCCAATCAGCCTCAAAGGCCATTTTCCTCATAG GAATTCTGAATCTGCCAGCAGTAGCCTTGGGCATCATCACTggaggttttattttgaagaaattCAAGTTGGGTGTTATCGGAGCAGCCAGGGTGTCGATGGCTGCCTCCCTTGGGTCCTTTTGTCTGCTCTCGGTTCAGGtcttcatccactgtgacaatGCAGATGTTGGAGGTTTAACTGTAACATATCAGGG GGATTCCCACGTGTCCTATAACCAACAGACTATGGTGTCACAGTGCAACATGGGCTGCTCATGCTCTATGAAGCATTGGGATCCAGTATGTGCTTATAACGGCATGACGTATGCATCGCCCTGCTTGGCTGGCTGCAAGACCTCCAGTGGTACTGGCAAGGAAATG gTGTTTCATAACTGTACCTGTGTCGGGGAAATGATGACTCCTGGCATGAACATGTCTACAGTGCTGGGTCAGTGCCCAAGGAAGAGCAGCTGTGAGGGCATATTCAAGATCTTTATGTCTTTGTCTGTGGTGGGGTCCTTCATTTCTGCCTGTGGAGGAACACCAGGATACATTGTGCTGCTCAG GTCCATTCAGCCGGATCTAAAGGCACTTGCCTTGGGAATGCAAACACTGATAGTAAGAACTCTGG gtgggATTCCTCCTCCCATTTACTTTGGAGCACTGATTGACCGAACCTGTCTGAAGTGGGGTTCCAAGCAGTGTGGAGGCCGTGGAGCGTGTCGACTCTATGATGCTAATGCATTTAG AATGACATTCATGGGATTGATAACTGGACTCTACTTCCTGTCTAATACACTCTGGGGATTCCTCTATGTCAAACTTGTCAAGAGACACAAAAAGTTGGCACTGCGGAATCAGgccaaagaaaatggacatgaTGGTAACAATGTGGGTAACGGACACGCCAACATCAACATTgccaaaaacaaagaagaaatgaacaAGGAGAGCACTATTTAA